The following are encoded together in the Tepidiforma bonchosmolovskayae genome:
- a CDS encoding acyl-CoA dehydrogenase family protein, with translation MELRFGEKEEALRAEVRKFLQETLGNRLEEGGEQLGTRSDEEFEFAQEFNRKLAQRGWIAPAWPKEYGGLGASIFEQMVFSEEFGYWGAPDTGTRGFGVGMIGPTLIIHGTEEQKRYYLPKITSGEHIWCQGYSEPGAGSDLASLQTRAVRDGDDYIINGQKIWTSGGHRANQMFCLVRTDPEAPKHRGISFLLIDDIKNTPGLTIRPLINMANRHHFNEVFFEDVRVPAKNLVGEENRGWYVAMTLLDFERSGIGTTASQRRTLEKLARTLREGPADRRAKYRTKLADLVIANNVGRYLGYRIGYIQSKGQVPNYEASVVKIFQSELGQRIYNFGVNMLGLAGQLRPEEPRAPLHGELPESYLMSVPSTIYSGTNEIQRNIIATRGLGLPRG, from the coding sequence ATGGAATTGCGCTTCGGCGAGAAAGAAGAGGCCCTCCGCGCGGAGGTCCGAAAGTTCCTGCAGGAAACGCTCGGCAATCGCCTCGAAGAAGGCGGTGAGCAGCTTGGCACCCGCTCCGACGAGGAGTTCGAGTTCGCCCAGGAGTTCAACCGGAAGCTCGCCCAGCGCGGCTGGATTGCGCCCGCCTGGCCGAAGGAGTATGGCGGCCTCGGCGCCTCCATCTTCGAGCAGATGGTGTTCAGCGAGGAGTTCGGCTACTGGGGCGCACCCGATACCGGCACCCGCGGCTTCGGCGTCGGCATGATCGGCCCCACCCTCATCATCCACGGCACCGAGGAGCAGAAGCGCTACTACCTCCCGAAGATCACGAGCGGCGAGCACATCTGGTGCCAGGGCTACTCCGAACCGGGCGCCGGCTCCGACCTCGCCTCGCTCCAGACCCGCGCGGTCCGCGACGGCGATGACTACATCATCAACGGCCAGAAAATCTGGACCTCGGGCGGTCACCGCGCCAACCAGATGTTCTGCCTCGTCCGCACCGACCCGGAGGCGCCGAAGCACCGCGGCATCAGCTTCCTCCTCATCGACGACATCAAGAACACGCCGGGCCTCACCATCCGCCCGCTCATCAACATGGCGAACCGCCACCACTTCAACGAGGTCTTCTTCGAGGACGTCCGCGTCCCGGCGAAGAACCTCGTCGGCGAGGAGAACCGCGGCTGGTATGTCGCAATGACCCTCCTCGATTTCGAGCGGTCAGGCATTGGCACGACCGCTTCCCAGCGGCGCACCCTCGAAAAGCTCGCGCGCACCCTCCGCGAAGGCCCGGCCGACCGCCGGGCGAAGTACCGCACGAAGCTCGCCGACCTGGTTATCGCCAACAACGTGGGCCGCTACCTCGGCTACCGCATCGGCTACATCCAGTCGAAGGGCCAGGTGCCGAACTACGAGGCGTCGGTCGTCAAGATCTTCCAGTCGGAGCTTGGCCAGCGCATCTACAACTTCGGCGTCAACATGCTCGGCCTCGCCGGGCAGCTCCGCCCCGAAGAACCGCGCGCACCGCTCCACGGCGAACTCCCCGAGTCCTACCTCATGTCGGTTCCGTCGACCATCTACTCCGGAACCAACGAAATCCAGCGGAACATCATCGCCACCCGCGGGCTCGGCCTCCCGCGCGGCTAG
- a CDS encoding regulatory protein RecX — MDESSSPQVPYIVSMSPAGRGRLRIIVLSDGRELVASDEACERAGVAVGMAADPDLLAQLDREERRANAHEAALRLLDARPRSEHEMRTRLALRGFDPETVAHEIERLRSAGLLDDARFARAWVEDRMRVSPRGTAMLRYELLGRGIDPEAAAAATDGIDDLELATALALQRGRRYSDRTHEEFLAKVGGFLRRRGFDYRVTAEALRAAWEQLAGDRPGPEVADAP; from the coding sequence ATGGACGAGTCATCCAGTCCCCAGGTTCCGTACATCGTCTCCATGAGCCCCGCCGGCCGCGGCAGGCTTCGCATTATCGTCCTCAGCGACGGCCGCGAGCTCGTCGCCTCCGACGAAGCCTGCGAGCGCGCGGGGGTCGCTGTCGGCATGGCCGCCGACCCCGACCTGCTGGCGCAGCTCGACCGCGAAGAACGCCGCGCCAACGCACACGAGGCCGCCCTCCGGCTCCTCGACGCCCGCCCGCGCTCCGAGCACGAGATGCGCACCCGTCTCGCCCTCCGCGGTTTCGACCCCGAGACGGTCGCGCACGAAATTGAGCGGCTCCGGAGCGCCGGCCTCCTCGATGATGCCCGCTTCGCCCGCGCATGGGTCGAAGACCGGATGCGCGTCTCCCCGCGCGGCACCGCCATGCTCCGCTACGAACTGCTGGGCCGCGGCATCGACCCCGAGGCAGCTGCTGCCGCCACCGACGGGATCGACGACCTCGAGCTGGCCACCGCCCTCGCCCTCCAGCGCGGGCGCCGCTACAGCGACCGCACCCACGAGGAGTTCCTCGCTAAGGTTGGGGGCTTCCTCCGTCGGCGCGGCTTCGATTACCGCGTCACCGCCGAAGCCCTGCGCGCCGCCTGGGAGCAGCTCGCCGGCGACCGCCCCGGCCCCGAAGTCGCCGACGCGCCGTAA
- a CDS encoding FHA domain-containing protein, translating to MSDSVELLLLRLALFAVLFGTCAAVARSLRASYLPRQPGRAAHPPAHWRLVLEVPGESGVPRGTSYRLAGVMEIGRDGGAAIVIGDPSVSARHARLELQPGGWLVRDLGSTNGTFVDGRPVPPAGLRLRGGERLQLGAVVFRLAPPER from the coding sequence GTGAGCGACTCCGTCGAGCTCCTGCTCCTCCGGCTGGCCCTTTTCGCCGTCCTCTTCGGCACGTGCGCGGCCGTCGCGCGCTCGCTGCGGGCCAGCTACCTCCCGCGGCAGCCGGGTCGGGCCGCCCACCCGCCCGCCCACTGGCGGCTCGTGCTCGAAGTCCCCGGCGAGTCTGGCGTCCCCCGGGGCACGTCCTACCGCCTTGCCGGCGTCATGGAGATCGGGCGCGACGGCGGCGCAGCCATCGTCATCGGCGACCCATCGGTCTCGGCGCGGCACGCCCGCCTCGAACTCCAGCCCGGAGGCTGGCTCGTGCGCGACCTCGGCAGCACCAACGGCACCTTCGTCGATGGCCGCCCGGTGCCGCCCGCCGGCCTCCGCCTCCGCGGGGGCGAACGGCTGCAGCTGGGCGCCGTGGTCTTTCGGCTCGCGCCGCCGGAGCGGTAG
- a CDS encoding glycine--tRNA ligase: MPAPDLETIVSLAKRRGFVFPSAEIYGGFANAYDYGPLGVELKRNIREAWWRSMVQERDDVVGLDAALITNPLVWVGSGHVANFTDPLVDCKRCQRRFRADHLEEGAYGEVPRDANGNPLCPYDGGELTEPRQFNMMFRTQVGPVADEANMAYLPPETAQGIFVNFVNVQQAMRRKLPFGIAQTRVSFRNEITPGRFIFRTLEFEQMEMEYFCMPPRDRDNPTEYLALHRQWVEERLRWYIEVIGIAPERLRLRDHDRDELSHYSAATTDIEYLFPWGWGELEGIAARTDFDLSSHAKLSGQPLTYFDEETGQHVVPWVIEPAAGLTRTLAVVLLDAYSEEPDEKGEKRVVLKFKPRLAPIKVAVLPLSKNDALRPTARRVYDMLRPLWMTQYDETQSIGRRYRRQDEIGTPCCVTIDFQTVGEDGQPGDDCVTIRDRDTQEQVRVPISGLVAALEERVPRC, translated from the coding sequence GTGCCAGCACCCGACCTCGAGACGATCGTCTCGCTCGCGAAGCGCCGCGGCTTCGTCTTCCCATCGGCCGAGATTTATGGCGGATTCGCCAATGCGTACGACTACGGGCCGCTCGGGGTGGAGCTCAAGCGGAATATCCGCGAGGCGTGGTGGCGCTCGATGGTGCAGGAGCGCGATGACGTGGTCGGACTGGATGCCGCGCTGATCACGAATCCGCTGGTCTGGGTGGGCAGCGGCCATGTTGCGAACTTCACCGACCCGCTGGTCGACTGCAAACGGTGCCAGCGGCGGTTCCGGGCCGACCACCTTGAAGAAGGCGCGTACGGGGAGGTGCCGAGGGACGCGAACGGCAACCCCCTCTGCCCGTACGACGGCGGCGAGCTGACCGAGCCCCGCCAGTTCAACATGATGTTCCGCACGCAGGTGGGGCCGGTGGCCGACGAGGCGAACATGGCCTACCTGCCGCCGGAGACGGCGCAGGGCATCTTCGTGAACTTCGTGAATGTGCAGCAGGCGATGCGGCGGAAGCTGCCGTTCGGTATCGCGCAGACGCGGGTGAGCTTCCGCAACGAGATCACCCCGGGCCGGTTCATCTTCCGGACGCTCGAGTTCGAGCAGATGGAGATGGAGTACTTCTGCATGCCGCCGCGGGACCGCGACAACCCGACCGAATACCTGGCGCTCCACCGGCAGTGGGTGGAGGAGCGGCTGCGCTGGTACATCGAGGTGATCGGCATTGCGCCCGAGCGGCTCCGGCTGCGGGACCACGACAGGGACGAACTCTCGCACTACAGCGCGGCCACAACGGACATCGAGTACCTCTTCCCGTGGGGCTGGGGCGAACTCGAAGGGATCGCTGCGCGGACCGATTTCGACCTGAGTTCCCACGCGAAGCTGAGCGGCCAGCCGCTCACGTACTTCGATGAGGAGACGGGCCAGCACGTTGTCCCCTGGGTGATCGAGCCGGCAGCGGGGCTGACGCGCACGCTCGCGGTGGTGCTGCTGGACGCCTACAGCGAGGAGCCGGACGAAAAGGGCGAGAAGCGGGTGGTCCTGAAGTTCAAGCCCCGGCTTGCGCCCATTAAGGTCGCCGTGCTGCCGCTGTCGAAGAACGACGCTCTTCGGCCGACGGCCCGGCGGGTCTACGACATGCTCCGGCCGCTCTGGATGACCCAGTACGATGAGACACAGAGCATCGGGCGGCGGTACCGGCGGCAGGATGAGATCGGGACGCCCTGCTGCGTGACGATCGACTTCCAGACCGTGGGCGAAGACGGCCAGCCGGGTGACGACTGCGTCACCATTCGCGACCGGGACACGCAGGAGCAGGTGCGCGTGCCGATCAGCGGGCTGGTGGCCGCGCTCGAGGAGCGGGTCCCGCGCTGTTAG
- a CDS encoding DUF167 domain-containing protein, whose product MAMAKLTVRVTPRAGRDDVEGFDSTGTLRVRVRAAPADGQANAAVAALLAKALGLPGRDVALVHGAAARVKVFEVPLSEDEIRARLAGPGG is encoded by the coding sequence ATGGCGATGGCGAAGCTGACGGTGCGGGTGACACCGCGTGCGGGCCGCGACGACGTGGAGGGATTCGACAGCACGGGCACGCTGCGGGTGCGCGTACGGGCGGCGCCAGCCGATGGGCAGGCGAACGCGGCCGTGGCTGCCCTGCTGGCGAAGGCGCTGGGGCTGCCGGGGCGCGACGTTGCGCTGGTGCACGGCGCTGCCGCACGGGTCAAGGTGTTCGAGGTTCCGCTCAGCGAGGACGAGATTCGGGCGCGGCTCGCCGGCCCCGGCGGCTAA
- a CDS encoding M1 family aminopeptidase, translated as MSFLYGERLSCGRLALAADEPRTPPHALPGDRPVWPRDRVVDILHVKIEVALDIEARRVRGTVTHTVSPLNDGTRFVPFDAVDMTISSVTVGKRDAPFEYDGRQLTVDIGEGRKRGQELPIAITYEAAPRIGMYFIGPDAGYHDKPRQVWTQCQDEDTRFWLPCFDHPSDKFTSDVVVTVPGDWFALSNGRLLSDKRNRDGTRTFHWHQDRPHPAYLLTIAAGEFARIEGAADRVPIDYYVEPKDVEAAERTFANTPAMVALFEKLTGMPYPWAKYSQVVVRDFVFGGMENTSATTMTENILLDAKAKRDFDSDDLISHELAHQWFGDLLTCRDWSHGWLNEGFATYFEMLWDEHHHGVDRYRQGVIDNTRLYLDERYRRPIVTNVFHDPIDIFDRHLYEKGSLVLHMLRGELGDEAFFRALQRYVREHAEQNVITQDLVDAIAAETGRSLEWFFDQWVYRPGHPKLKVSWSWDDERGLAAVSVKQTQETADGTPIFRFPVTIDFRKGRGKPQAFRVEVTRAEEQFVFPLPWKPDLCRFDPYGWVLKELEWDKSVGELRLQLRDDDSILGRAWAAAELGKKGGAEATAALEAAVMGDRWWGVQAAAARALGEIRTTAARDALLRCLAVRQPRARRAVVAALGEFRGDEAVFEALQKYARRDQSWFVEAEACRSLGKLRLPAAFDAIAAQFDRPSFRQVVRVGCIDGLVELRDERGFELLRRAARYGEPFQARPPAVGALARLGEFFPERKKVLGEEIAAFLDDPDFRVRIAAANALKTLKDESQIPALERMAARELDGRGVRMARENALALRKGAATDDEVRKLREEFEKLRDENAKLRDRLERLEARK; from the coding sequence ATGTCGTTCCTGTATGGTGAGCGCCTTTCCTGCGGCCGGCTCGCACTGGCTGCCGACGAGCCGCGCACCCCGCCCCATGCGCTGCCCGGCGACCGGCCGGTATGGCCGCGGGACCGGGTGGTCGACATCCTGCACGTGAAGATTGAGGTCGCCCTCGATATCGAGGCGCGGCGGGTGCGGGGCACCGTCACGCACACGGTTTCGCCGCTCAACGACGGCACCCGCTTCGTGCCGTTCGATGCGGTCGACATGACCATCTCATCGGTTACGGTCGGGAAGCGAGATGCGCCGTTCGAGTACGACGGACGGCAGCTGACCGTGGACATCGGCGAGGGGCGGAAGCGCGGACAGGAGCTGCCGATCGCCATTACGTACGAGGCGGCGCCGCGCATCGGGATGTACTTCATCGGGCCGGATGCGGGCTACCACGACAAGCCGCGCCAGGTCTGGACGCAGTGCCAGGACGAAGACACCCGGTTCTGGCTGCCGTGCTTCGACCACCCGAGCGACAAGTTCACCTCAGACGTCGTGGTGACGGTCCCGGGGGACTGGTTCGCGCTCTCCAACGGGCGGCTGCTGAGCGACAAACGGAATCGCGACGGCACGCGGACGTTCCACTGGCACCAGGACCGGCCGCACCCCGCCTACTTGCTGACGATTGCGGCGGGCGAGTTCGCGCGGATCGAAGGCGCGGCCGATCGGGTGCCCATTGACTATTATGTTGAGCCAAAGGATGTCGAGGCGGCAGAGCGGACGTTTGCGAACACGCCGGCGATGGTCGCGCTGTTCGAAAAGCTGACCGGTATGCCGTACCCGTGGGCGAAGTACAGCCAGGTCGTCGTCCGGGACTTCGTCTTCGGGGGGATGGAAAACACGAGCGCGACGACGATGACGGAGAACATCCTCCTCGACGCGAAGGCGAAGCGGGACTTCGACAGCGATGACCTGATTTCGCACGAGCTGGCGCACCAGTGGTTCGGCGACCTCCTCACCTGCCGGGACTGGTCGCATGGCTGGCTGAACGAGGGATTCGCGACCTACTTCGAGATGCTGTGGGACGAGCACCACCACGGGGTCGACCGGTACCGGCAGGGGGTAATCGACAACACGCGGCTCTACCTGGACGAGCGGTACCGGCGGCCGATCGTGACGAACGTCTTCCATGACCCGATCGACATCTTCGACCGGCACCTTTACGAGAAGGGTTCGCTCGTGCTGCACATGCTGCGGGGGGAGCTGGGCGACGAAGCGTTCTTCCGGGCGCTGCAGCGGTACGTGCGGGAGCACGCAGAGCAGAACGTCATCACCCAGGACCTGGTGGACGCCATTGCCGCGGAGACGGGCCGCAGCCTCGAGTGGTTTTTCGACCAGTGGGTGTACCGGCCGGGGCACCCCAAACTCAAGGTGAGCTGGAGCTGGGACGACGAGCGCGGGCTGGCGGCGGTGAGCGTGAAGCAGACGCAGGAGACGGCCGACGGGACGCCGATCTTCCGCTTCCCGGTGACGATCGACTTCCGGAAGGGGCGCGGGAAGCCGCAGGCGTTCCGGGTGGAGGTGACGCGCGCTGAGGAGCAGTTTGTGTTCCCGCTGCCGTGGAAGCCGGACCTGTGCCGGTTCGACCCGTACGGCTGGGTGCTGAAGGAGCTGGAGTGGGACAAGTCTGTCGGGGAGCTGCGGCTGCAGCTGCGCGACGACGACAGCATCCTCGGGCGCGCGTGGGCCGCAGCCGAGCTGGGGAAAAAGGGCGGCGCTGAGGCGACGGCCGCACTCGAGGCGGCAGTGATGGGCGACCGCTGGTGGGGCGTCCAGGCGGCGGCAGCGCGGGCCCTGGGTGAGATCCGGACGACCGCGGCGCGCGACGCACTGCTCCGGTGCCTGGCGGTCCGGCAGCCGCGGGCGCGCCGGGCGGTCGTGGCCGCGCTCGGCGAGTTCCGCGGCGACGAGGCCGTCTTCGAGGCGCTGCAGAAGTATGCGCGACGCGACCAGTCGTGGTTCGTGGAGGCAGAGGCCTGCCGAAGCCTCGGCAAACTGCGCCTGCCCGCAGCCTTCGACGCGATTGCAGCGCAGTTCGACCGGCCGTCGTTCCGGCAGGTCGTGCGGGTTGGATGCATCGACGGGCTCGTGGAGCTGCGCGATGAACGGGGATTCGAGCTCCTGCGGCGGGCAGCGCGGTACGGCGAGCCGTTCCAGGCGCGGCCGCCGGCCGTGGGAGCGCTGGCGCGGCTGGGCGAGTTCTTCCCGGAGCGCAAGAAGGTGCTCGGGGAGGAGATTGCCGCGTTCCTCGACGACCCGGACTTCCGGGTGCGCATCGCCGCGGCGAACGCGCTCAAGACCCTCAAGGACGAGTCGCAGATCCCGGCGCTGGAGCGGATGGCGGCGCGCGAGCTGGACGGCCGCGGGGTGCGAATGGCGCGGGAGAATGCGCTGGCGCTGCGCAAAGGGGCCGCGACCGACGACGAGGTGCGGAAGCTGCGCGAGGAGTTCGAGAAGTTGCGGGATGAGAACGCGAAGCTCCGCGACCGCCTCGAGCGGCTGGAAGCGCGGAAGTAG
- a CDS encoding FHA domain-containing protein, whose protein sequence is MTGQPLLERAVARALRLGLPAALHPSSLAQAVVDAVLGAAVGGEAPNRIVVRLHPGDARALAPVLADLEAAICESLDAACTAAGLRPFAPWQLAFVPSAACEPGQPVIRADFHDPAAPASVATVRETVRLRRLEGLRLRLAGGAAVPLTHTPFVLGRGADCDLVVPDLTVSRRHAEIRHGPGGGLEIRDLGSRNGTFVNGERVAAAPVAPGDTLALGAAELRLEAAP, encoded by the coding sequence GTGACCGGCCAGCCGCTGCTTGAGCGGGCTGTCGCCAGGGCGCTCCGCCTCGGCCTGCCCGCGGCCCTCCATCCGTCCTCTCTCGCCCAGGCGGTCGTCGATGCCGTCCTCGGCGCCGCTGTCGGCGGCGAAGCCCCCAACCGCATCGTCGTCCGGCTCCACCCGGGCGATGCCCGGGCCCTGGCCCCGGTCCTGGCCGATCTCGAAGCTGCCATCTGCGAAAGCCTCGACGCCGCCTGCACCGCCGCCGGTCTCCGCCCGTTCGCCCCGTGGCAGCTCGCGTTCGTGCCGTCGGCGGCCTGCGAACCCGGTCAGCCGGTCATCCGTGCCGATTTCCACGACCCGGCTGCGCCCGCCAGCGTCGCCACGGTCCGCGAGACCGTCCGCCTCCGGCGCCTCGAAGGGCTGCGTCTGCGCCTCGCCGGGGGGGCCGCGGTTCCGCTAACCCACACCCCGTTCGTCCTTGGCCGGGGGGCCGACTGTGACCTCGTCGTGCCGGACCTGACGGTCTCCCGCCGCCATGCCGAAATCCGCCACGGACCCGGCGGCGGTCTCGAAATCCGCGACCTCGGCAGCCGTAACGGGACCTTCGTCAACGGCGAGCGCGTGGCCGCCGCGCCGGTTGCGCCCGGCGACACCCTCGCGCTCGGGGCAGCTGAACTCCGCCTCGAGGCTGCTCCGTGA
- a CDS encoding peptidoglycan D,D-transpeptidase FtsI family protein has translation MLTPAEFERRLGVITALAGLFGLAVIAALLWWQVLDTGLASQDRNPRTLSRFYDPGRGRILDRDGNVLVETLSGGRRYLYDASLAHVVGYLDPRYGSQGIELAYDAVLAGRSGSGWLDALRYELLREPVPGDDVRLTIDPAVQAAAREALGNRKGAVVALDPITGEILAMVSVPTFDPGALGNTGEALLQSPDAPLLNRATQGLYPPGSTFKTVTAAAALEAGIITPDTIVECPGEIVIDGFPISCRNTPQGVGTYPFSRAFTYSVNAIFARIGVELGWQRLEAVAARFGFGRPIDFPLDTAASQLRASGASRDTVLLASTAFGQGQLLATPLQMALVAAVIASGGELPRPRIALEAVNREGAARALSAPSSTRVLDRRIAGEVAAMMASVVEAGQASGVAIPGTRVAGKTGTAEAGDGTSHAWFIAFAPVEQPRIAVAVIVESGGQGGAVAAPIAGQVIRAAVAR, from the coding sequence GTGCTCACCCCCGCAGAGTTCGAGCGCCGGCTCGGGGTCATCACCGCCCTGGCGGGCCTTTTCGGCCTGGCGGTCATCGCGGCGCTCCTCTGGTGGCAGGTGCTCGATACCGGCCTCGCCAGCCAGGACCGCAACCCGCGCACCCTCAGCCGCTTCTACGACCCCGGCCGCGGCCGCATCCTCGACCGCGACGGCAATGTCCTCGTCGAGACCCTCAGCGGGGGCCGGCGGTATCTCTACGATGCCTCCCTCGCCCACGTCGTCGGTTACCTCGACCCGCGCTATGGCTCGCAGGGCATCGAGCTCGCCTACGATGCGGTCCTGGCTGGCCGCTCCGGCAGCGGCTGGCTCGATGCCCTCCGCTACGAACTGCTGCGCGAACCTGTGCCCGGGGATGATGTCCGGCTCACGATCGACCCCGCCGTCCAGGCCGCAGCCCGCGAGGCCCTGGGCAACCGGAAGGGAGCTGTCGTCGCCCTCGACCCCATCACCGGCGAGATCCTCGCGATGGTCAGCGTTCCCACCTTCGACCCCGGCGCTCTGGGAAACACCGGCGAGGCCCTGCTGCAGTCGCCGGACGCGCCGCTCCTCAACCGCGCCACCCAGGGGCTCTACCCGCCAGGGTCGACGTTCAAGACCGTGACCGCGGCAGCGGCCCTCGAGGCTGGCATCATCACCCCGGACACCATCGTTGAATGCCCGGGCGAAATCGTCATCGACGGCTTCCCGATCTCCTGCCGCAACACCCCGCAGGGCGTCGGGACCTACCCCTTCAGCCGCGCCTTTACCTACTCCGTCAACGCAATCTTCGCTCGCATCGGTGTCGAACTCGGCTGGCAGCGGCTCGAGGCCGTCGCTGCACGCTTTGGGTTCGGGCGCCCCATCGATTTCCCCCTCGATACCGCCGCCTCCCAGCTCCGTGCGTCCGGCGCCAGCCGCGACACCGTCCTGCTCGCCTCGACCGCCTTCGGCCAGGGGCAGCTGCTCGCCACGCCGCTCCAGATGGCGCTCGTCGCCGCAGTCATCGCCAGCGGCGGCGAGTTGCCCCGGCCCCGGATCGCCCTCGAGGCCGTGAACCGCGAGGGCGCGGCCCGAGCGCTCTCCGCTCCGTCGTCCACCCGCGTTCTCGACCGGCGGATCGCCGGTGAGGTCGCTGCCATGATGGCCTCCGTCGTGGAAGCCGGCCAGGCGTCCGGCGTGGCGATCCCCGGTACCAGGGTGGCCGGCAAAACCGGCACCGCTGAGGCCGGCGACGGCACCTCCCACGCCTGGTTCATCGCCTTCGCCCCCGTCGAGCAGCCGCGCATCGCGGTCGCCGTCATCGTCGAGTCCGGCGGTCAGGGCGGAGCCGTCGCCGCGCCGATCGCCGGTCAGGTCATCCGTGCGGCGGTGGCCCGGTGA
- a CDS encoding GNAT family N-acetyltransferase: MPGHTQVRPLLDADVPACATLLAARHRADRSRLPVLEAALEDPAAAGEALGAICRGPFAEGVVAVRDGRVVGVCAANRVFIAPTDFAAQFVPPRSAVVPVLGYAVAPGESATDIYRLLYAALAGRWVRDGLLVHRVEVVPGDRETEEAWVNLGFGRTMTAATRLTGAAVEGRPAAGIRVDRATPEDIAAVRQLSLELMEHHRSSPMFWPSIPETEPAMERFLQASLASETPTFLAWAGGQAVGMQSFLVPGFTPPNVRADQRLYLFEGVVARAARGGGVGTALLQASMAWAAANGHDLCTLHWASGNYSGAPFWLGHGFVPVQHTMERRVDERALWARGEPGHTG, encoded by the coding sequence ATGCCCGGCCACACCCAGGTCCGCCCCCTGCTCGATGCCGACGTGCCGGCGTGTGCGACGCTGCTCGCCGCCCGCCACCGTGCCGACCGCTCGCGTCTCCCGGTCCTTGAAGCGGCGCTGGAGGACCCGGCGGCGGCTGGCGAGGCGCTCGGGGCCATCTGCCGCGGGCCTTTTGCGGAGGGGGTGGTCGCAGTCCGGGATGGGCGCGTCGTCGGCGTCTGCGCGGCGAACCGGGTGTTCATCGCCCCGACGGACTTCGCCGCGCAGTTTGTGCCGCCGCGCTCGGCCGTGGTGCCGGTGCTGGGGTACGCGGTTGCGCCGGGCGAAAGCGCCACCGACATCTACCGGTTGCTGTACGCCGCGCTGGCCGGCCGCTGGGTTCGCGACGGGCTGCTCGTGCACCGCGTCGAGGTGGTGCCGGGCGACCGGGAGACCGAAGAGGCGTGGGTGAACCTCGGATTCGGGCGGACCATGACTGCGGCCACCCGGCTGACCGGGGCTGCGGTCGAAGGGCGGCCAGCGGCAGGCATACGGGTCGACCGGGCGACGCCGGAAGATATCGCGGCGGTGCGGCAGCTCAGCCTCGAGCTGATGGAGCACCACCGGAGTTCGCCGATGTTCTGGCCGTCGATACCGGAGACGGAGCCCGCGATGGAGCGGTTCCTGCAGGCATCGCTGGCCAGCGAAACGCCGACCTTCCTCGCGTGGGCGGGCGGGCAGGCGGTGGGAATGCAGTCGTTCCTGGTCCCGGGGTTCACCCCGCCGAATGTGCGGGCCGACCAGCGGCTCTACCTGTTCGAAGGCGTGGTGGCGCGGGCGGCGCGCGGCGGCGGCGTGGGAACGGCGCTGCTGCAGGCATCGATGGCGTGGGCAGCGGCAAACGGGCACGACCTGTGCACGCTTCACTGGGCCTCGGGCAACTATTCGGGGGCGCCGTTCTGGCTGGGGCACGGCTTCGTGCCGGTGCAGCACACCATGGAGCGGCGCGTCGATGAGCGGGCGCTCTGGGCGCGGGGTGAACCGGGCCATACCGGATAA
- the recA gene encoding recombinase RecA: MADADRARALELALSQIEKQFGRGAIIKLGDAEANQTEVISSGSLALDIALGVGGIPRGRVTEIFGPESAGKSTLAQHVMAEAQKMGGTAAYIDVEHAMDPGYARDLGIKLEDLLVAQPDTGEQALEICETLVRSNAVDVIVVDSVAALVPRAEIEGEMGDAHVGLQARLMSQALRKLTATIARTSTAVIFINQLREKVGVVFGNPEVTPGGRALKFYASVRIDIRPVDSIKRGPDIVGRRVKAKIVKNKVAPPFRQAEFDIMFEPPRGISRTGDIIDLGVEHGILTKSGAFYSYGDLRIGQGRENAKQFLDDNPELATEIENEIRRQVGLPLREVRGEQLVEQ, translated from the coding sequence ATGGCAGATGCAGACCGCGCTCGCGCGCTCGAACTCGCGCTCTCGCAGATTGAAAAGCAGTTCGGCCGCGGCGCCATCATCAAGCTCGGCGACGCCGAGGCGAACCAGACCGAAGTCATCTCCTCCGGCTCTCTCGCGCTCGATATCGCGCTCGGCGTCGGCGGCATCCCCCGCGGCCGCGTGACCGAAATCTTCGGCCCCGAGTCGGCCGGCAAGAGCACCCTTGCCCAGCACGTCATGGCCGAGGCGCAGAAGATGGGCGGCACCGCCGCCTACATCGACGTCGAGCATGCCATGGACCCCGGCTACGCCCGCGACCTCGGCATCAAGCTCGAAGACCTCCTCGTTGCCCAGCCCGATACCGGCGAGCAGGCCCTCGAAATCTGCGAAACCCTCGTCCGCTCCAATGCGGTCGATGTCATCGTCGTCGACTCTGTCGCCGCCCTCGTGCCCCGCGCCGAGATCGAAGGCGAAATGGGCGATGCCCACGTCGGCCTGCAGGCCCGCCTGATGTCCCAGGCCCTGCGCAAGCTGACCGCCACCATCGCCCGGACCAGCACCGCGGTGATCTTCATCAACCAGCTTCGCGAGAAGGTCGGCGTCGTCTTCGGGAACCCCGAAGTGACCCCCGGCGGGCGGGCGCTCAAGTTCTACGCCTCGGTCCGCATCGACATCCGCCCCGTCGATTCCATTAAGCGCGGCCCCGACATCGTCGGCCGCCGGGTCAAAGCCAAAATCGTCAAGAACAAGGTCGCTCCGCCCTTCCGGCAGGCTGAATTCGATATCATGTTCGAGCCGCCGCGCGGCATCTCCCGGACCGGCGACATCATCGACCTCGGCGTCGAGCACGGCATCCTGACCAAGAGCGGCGCCTTCTACAGCTACGGCGACCTGCGCATCGGCCAGGGCCGCGAGAACGCGAAGCAGTTCCTCGACGATAACCCCGAGCTCGCCACCGAGATCGAGAATGAGATCCGCCGCCAGGTCGGCCTCCCACTCCGCGAAGTACGAGGTGAGCAGCTGGTGGAACAGTAG